One Vitis riparia cultivar Riparia Gloire de Montpellier isolate 1030 chromosome 4, EGFV_Vit.rip_1.0, whole genome shotgun sequence genomic window carries:
- the LOC117912357 gene encoding formamidopyrimidine-DNA glycosylase-like isoform X1: MPELPEVEAARRAVEEHCVGKITKAVIANDSMVIDGVSPSDFEASLLGKTIVSAHRKGKNMWLQLDSPPFPSFQFGMAGAVYIKGVAVTKYKRSAVKDTDEWPSKYSKLFIEDCTSILAQLVVAK; encoded by the exons ATGCCTGAACTTCCAGAGGTAGAGGCCGCGAGAAGAGCCGTCGAAGAGCACTGCGTGGGCAAGATTACGAAAGCTGTGATCGCTAATGACTCAATGGTCATCGATGGAGTCTCTCCTTCAGATTTTGAAGCCTCTCTTCTCGGTAAAACCATTGTCTCTGCCCACAGAAAGGGTAAAAACATGTGGCTCCAGCTCGATTCCCCTCCTTTTCCTTCCTTCCAGTTCG GAATGGCGGGTGCTGTATATATAAAGGGTGTTGCAGTTACAAAATATAAGAG GTCTGCTGTCAAGGATACTGATGAGTGGCCATCCAAATATTCCAAGTTATTTATTGAA GATTGCACAAGTATATTGGCACAACTTGTGGTTGCCAAATGA
- the LOC117912357 gene encoding formamidopyrimidine-DNA glycosylase-like isoform X2 → MPELPEVEAARRAVEEHCVGKITKAVIANDSMVIDGVSPSDFEASLLGKTIVSAHRKGKNMWLQLDSPPFPSFQFGMAGAVYIKGVAVTKYKRSAVKDTDEWPSKYSKLFIEEWQVL, encoded by the exons ATGCCTGAACTTCCAGAGGTAGAGGCCGCGAGAAGAGCCGTCGAAGAGCACTGCGTGGGCAAGATTACGAAAGCTGTGATCGCTAATGACTCAATGGTCATCGATGGAGTCTCTCCTTCAGATTTTGAAGCCTCTCTTCTCGGTAAAACCATTGTCTCTGCCCACAGAAAGGGTAAAAACATGTGGCTCCAGCTCGATTCCCCTCCTTTTCCTTCCTTCCAGTTCG GAATGGCGGGTGCTGTATATATAAAGGGTGTTGCAGTTACAAAATATAAGAG GTCTGCTGTCAAGGATACTGATGAGTGGCCATCCAAATATTCCAAGTTATTTATTGAA GAATGGCAGGTGCTGTAG